CAAGGCGATAAGCTGGGATTGTTGCGTACTGTCTAAGGTCAAGGGCAGACGTTCTGTGAGTATCGCCTCTGGCGTCGGTTGCTTAGCGCGTCTTTCAAGCTCAATAAAATAACGGCGGATTTGTCTGCCTTTTTCGTTGCGTTCAACCATGCCTAATTCTTTGCCCATATCAAGGGTAATATGATATTCCTTACGCGGTCTTCCGTGGGTATGTTGATAAACAATGATGTAGTCTTGGTCTTCGATAAATCCGTAGTCGTTGATACGGTCTGTGATCCAATTTCCAAACTGGGTTTTACTTTCTAAATAGGCATGTAACTCTCGAGCATTACAAACTTTAACATTTTGATTTGCAAAATGACTGTGGAAAACAGTAATTGGAGTTGAATTTGTCATTTTAATTGTCCTTTGAGATAAGCTTACTTTTAAACTCACCACCGCAGAGACCAATCATTGGTGGCGAACTGAACAGAATTGGTCTTACCGCTCTCAAAGGTAACGGCGTCCTTATCGGACTTCCATTCAGCCCACCATTGGACTTTTTAAGAAATTTCTTAAAAAGGTTGATGCTTTTTAAGCTGTAAAAAAAGACGCTTAGGCGCCTTGCCTTTGAGAGAGTTCGGGAGACCAATCCCGACAACCAAAAGTGCGGTTGCTTTTTTAGCATAGATAATCACGAGCATTTTGTCAACTCCTTGGACTTGGTTTTGTCAATCGGGGGATTTTCCTTTGGTAGGGACGGTAAATCATACCCGCCCCGCTTTCTTACGGGAATATGGCTAAATGGCTGATAAATTTTCATCATTTCCCCAACAATGCCATTTATCTTTTGTGGTGCGCGCAAATAATTCAATTCTTGGCAAATCCCCCATTAATTGCACGATCTTATCGCGCACAATAAACGACATTTTCAATAAACCCGTTATCATGAATACACAGCTGCAACTCTTCTTCACTTTCTTGAACGATTTCCACCCTTTTATTTTGTAAAAAATCCAATCTTTCTTTATCGGTAATTTCTTTCATGATTTTTTCTCCTTATCCCCACATACCTATAATAGAACTTTCATCATATAGACGATCATTCCCCTCACTATCCCATTCACAGATATAAAATTCTTCATCCACCGAAATACCATAACCCACGAATTCTGTTTGTGTATTTTTGCTACAAATATCCGGCACTAAAAATTTCACATAGCCTTTATCACCATTTTTTAGTAAAACTGGCTCACCTTTTAGCGCCTCTTCAAGATTAAATGACTTCATGATTTTTCTCCTTATTATTTCCAAAGTTCCCATAATTTCGACACGACATCATCCTCGGCACGCTCGATAAACGGTACCGGATTATTGTTTTTTGAAAGAATGACTTCATTATTGATAATTTCTAACGATTGTTTATGGTTTAATATCACCTTTTTACCTATTAACAATCGTTTTATATAGACTTCATGCAAAGGCAAACAAATAGGCTTTAACACCTCCTGAATTTTGTCACGTAACCTTTTTTCATTTTCAAGGTTACAGTTACTGACACAAGTCCTAGGCGGGCGTTGCCCGCTGTTTAGTGCCTCACTGCGTGAGGCTTGTTCATGACGATTAGGCTCACCGCGTTTAATACACCATTTTTTAAGACGCGTTAAAATTGGTGCATCTAAACTAAATTTATTTTCTATTCCCTTAACAATCTTTCTTGTCTGCGCATAGCTATTTGGCTCGCTCATTTCATAATAAAGGCAAAGTGGAACGCATTTTTTTTCACTTAAAAAACCTTGCTCCACTAAAGCGTTTACAAATGCCGCATACCCTCATCTCGTAACCGAATATATTTATTCACCGCCGCTTGCGCCTCTTGGGTTAAAGCATTTAGCGTTTTATTTTCCTCCCTAAATGCTTTCTTACGCTTATTATTTGCTTTTTGCTCTGCTTCCGCCTTACTCTGCTTGGCGAAGATCAAGGCGCAGTCCATAGAACAACACTTCTGCAAACTGTTTCTAGGCGTAAACGCATTTTCGCAAATCTTACATTTTTTTGACCGCACTTTATTCATTTTAATACCCACAATAACCACAAAATACTAGACTTATTTTCTTTTTAGGGTTATAATAACCCCATATTTAAACAACAATGGAGAAAACGTGGATAGTGATACTATGATAAAACTTCTCAAAAAGAACGGATGGGAACTTGATAGCATAACGGGTAGCCACCACCACTTTGAGAAGAAAAACCAAAAAGGAGCGGGTAAAGTTACCGTCCCTCACCCGAGAAAAGATTTAGGCTTTCTCGAGAAAAAAATTAAAAAACAAGCGGGACTATAAGTCCCCTTATCCACGTTTACTCAACAAGGAGCATTTATGTTATATCCAATCATTCTTGAACAAGTTTCAGACGGTTATGTTGTCGCTGTACCTGATATTGACGGTTGCTACTCTGCTGGTGATACCCTACAAGAAGCCTACAACAACGTAAAACAAGCCATTGAAAGCCATCTGGAGCTTGTCGTAAAAGACGGTGGCGAAATTCCACAACCGACTTCAATCGAAAATCACCGTAACGATCCGGATTTAGCCGAACACCACGTTTTCTTTGGTGTAGTTGATATTGATTTATCTCACCTCATGGGAAAAACTGAAAAAATCAATGTCACCTTACCAAGTCATCTCATCAAGCGCATTGATGCTTATGTTAGCCAACATGTTGAATATAAAAGTCGTAGTGGTTTTTTAGCAAAAGTCGCTGCCGACCGCATTTTTTCCGTATAATTACCAACGCGCTTACCAGCCTCGCCCTATGCTTATAGCGTAGGGTCTCATCCTCCCCAAAATCCCCATTTATCGTTTAAAACCACACCATTCAAATCACAGTATGCCTGTACATATTCGATAAGGCTTGCCAACCGCTTCACGCTCATTTGCACAGTACTTTCACGCAAATTAATCACCTCGCCCTCCAGCCCAATTGCCATTTCCGCCTGACCACCCTTGGCGATTTTATGGGCAGAAACAAAAATCATCTTCCAGGTTTCCACATCCCGTTTTTTACCCTGAAATTCGCACTGTTTCGCAATATCACTTAACATCGCGTGTAACTTCGCGTTTTGCTCAAGGCTGCGTGTCATTGGCTTAATACTCACCACCAGCGGTTTTTTCTCATCAATTGGCAAAGTACGAATAAACTCCATTGAATTTAACCGCACTTGTTCGCCGCGCAAGAAAAACTGTTGTTTAATTTCCATACCCACCCACCTTCTTCACAAAATCCAAACTCACCGAACGCTGTACAAAATCTTCTATCGTTGGATCGAACACCACGACCATTTGACCTTTGC
This sequence is a window from [Pasteurella] mairii. Protein-coding genes within it:
- a CDS encoding Phage anti-repressor protein; amino-acid sequence: MTNSTPITVFHSHFANQNVKVCNARELHAYLESKTQFGNWITDRINDYGFIEDQDYIIVYQHTHGRPRKEYHITLDMGKELGMVERNEKGRQIRRYFIELERRAKQPTPEAILTERLPLTLDSTQQSQLIALLNYVHYFITEVWTSITTLYPHCGASQSMHIADMQILTKLLQRHLAIKIER
- a CDS encoding pyruvate kinase, which gives rise to MKSFNLEEALKGEPVLLKNGDKGYVKFLVPDICSKNTQTEFVGYGISVDEEFYICEWDSEGNDRLYDESSIIGMWG
- a CDS encoding Bacteriophage Lambda NinG protein, which gives rise to MDCALIFAKQSKAEAEQKANNKRKKAFREENKTLNALTQEAQAAVNKYIRLRDEGMRHL
- the ninB_2 gene encoding putative recombination protein NinB; this translates as MEIKQQFFLRGEQVRLNSMEFIRTLPIDEKKPLVVSIKPMTRSLEQNAKLHAMLSDIAKQCEFQGKKRDVETWKMIFVSAHKIAKGGQAEMAIGLEGEVINLRESTVQMSVKRLASLIEYVQAYCDLNGVVLNDKWGFWGG